The proteins below come from a single Methyloprofundus sedimenti genomic window:
- the coaD gene encoding pantetheine-phosphate adenylyltransferase, whose product MNVTAIYPGTFDPVTNGHLDIISRAAKLYHKVIVAVAVNSNKAPLFDIEQRVALLEQVTTEFTNVDIIGFDNLLVDCAKQQGANVVLRGLRAISDFEYEFQLAGMNRRLSPELETMFLTPAEQYGFISSSMIKEIARLGGNITEFVPDNVLQHLIEKFNRKVE is encoded by the coding sequence ATGAATGTAACAGCAATATATCCCGGGACATTTGATCCTGTCACTAATGGTCATTTAGATATTATTTCCCGTGCGGCAAAGTTATATCATAAAGTTATTGTTGCGGTTGCTGTTAACAGTAATAAAGCGCCATTGTTTGATATAGAACAACGCGTTGCTTTATTAGAGCAGGTCACTACTGAATTTACAAATGTCGATATTATCGGCTTTGATAATTTACTGGTTGATTGCGCAAAACAACAGGGTGCTAATGTTGTACTCCGTGGTTTAAGAGCGATTTCAGACTTTGAATACGAGTTTCAGTTAGCCGGGATGAATCGCCGTTTATCACCTGAATTAGAAACCATGTTTCTAACGCCAGCTGAACAATACGGGTTTATTTCGTCGAGTATGATTAAGGAGATTGCAAGATTAGGTGGAAATATCACCGAATTTGTACCCGATAATGTACTACAGCATTTAATAGAAAAGTTTAATAGAAAAGTTGAATAG
- a CDS encoding M16 family metallopeptidase: MRIKLLLVTLLFSLASVPACAFQTIKHWQTSQGGQVYFVASPGLPMVDMRLVFDAGSARDGTHHGIASLTNSLLATGAGQWNADQIAQRFDAVGAEYTSAADQDTGWVSLRSLTQADLLEQALSTFEKIISQPRFEQDQFQRIKQQTLIGLQQQQEKPGFIAEKTFYKAIYGEHPYAHLVDGEIETLKEVQLSDIQQFYQQYYVRNNAVLAIVGDLTEQQAQQMAETLFKQLKQGEKAKPLPNASLPEKASKEHINFPSTQTHVLAGLPVLRRKDVDYFPLYVGNHILGGSGLVSLLFDEIREKRGLAYSAYSYLMPLEEPGPFTMGLQTQNKQSTMAIELMQKTLADFIHLGPTQEQLIAAQKNLTGGFVLRFDSNKKLLDYVAMIAFYQLPLDYLDSFQDKVSQVTVDDIKAAFQRRVNTDLLQIISVGGEE, encoded by the coding sequence ATGCGCATTAAATTATTATTAGTCACCCTGTTATTTAGTTTAGCTAGTGTACCTGCATGCGCTTTTCAAACAATTAAACATTGGCAAACAAGCCAGGGCGGGCAAGTCTATTTTGTTGCCAGTCCTGGTTTGCCTATGGTGGATATGCGTTTAGTTTTTGATGCGGGTAGTGCGCGTGATGGAACGCATCATGGTATTGCGTCGTTAACTAATAGTTTGCTAGCAACTGGTGCAGGACAATGGAATGCCGATCAAATTGCACAGCGATTTGATGCTGTCGGAGCAGAATATACTTCTGCAGCCGATCAGGATACTGGCTGGGTTAGTTTGCGCAGCTTAACCCAGGCTGATTTACTAGAGCAGGCTTTGAGCACTTTTGAGAAAATCATTAGCCAGCCTCGATTCGAGCAAGACCAGTTCCAGCGCATCAAACAGCAGACACTGATTGGACTTCAACAACAACAAGAAAAGCCTGGCTTTATTGCTGAAAAAACGTTCTATAAGGCTATCTATGGCGAACATCCGTATGCACACCTGGTCGATGGTGAGATAGAGACACTAAAGGAAGTACAGTTATCTGATATTCAACAATTTTATCAACAGTATTATGTGAGGAATAATGCTGTTTTAGCCATTGTGGGTGATTTAACAGAGCAACAGGCGCAGCAAATGGCTGAAACCTTATTTAAACAGTTAAAACAGGGTGAAAAAGCAAAACCATTGCCAAACGCGAGCTTACCTGAAAAAGCCAGCAAAGAGCATATCAATTTCCCATCAACACAAACGCATGTTCTTGCCGGTCTGCCAGTATTACGCAGAAAAGATGTTGATTATTTTCCCTTATATGTTGGTAATCATATTCTAGGCGGAAGCGGTTTAGTTTCTCTACTGTTTGATGAAATCAGGGAAAAACGCGGGCTGGCTTATAGTGCCTATAGTTATCTTATGCCTTTAGAAGAACCCGGGCCTTTTACCATGGGCTTGCAAACGCAAAACAAACAAAGCACCATGGCGATTGAGCTAATGCAAAAAACTCTGGCTGATTTTATTCATCTAGGGCCGACACAGGAACAATTGATAGCGGCGCAGAAAAACCTGACGGGCGGTTTCGTCTTGCGTTTTGATAGTAACAAGAAACTATTAGATTATGTTGCAATGATTGCTTTTTATCAGTTGCCATTAGATTACCTGGATAGTTTTCAGGATAAAGTTTCACAAGTCACTGTCGATGACATTAAAGCCGCCTTTCAGCGCAGGGTAAATACTGATTTATTGCAAATCATTAGTGTTGGCGGTGAAGAGTAA
- the trhO gene encoding oxygen-dependent tRNA uridine(34) hydroxylase TrhO — MSNIVVSALYKFATLEDFKELRSPLLQLMEDHQVKGTLLLAKEGINGTIAGDRKGIDSIIAWLRSDPRLADIQSKESYEQEMPFYRSKVKLKKEIVTMGVDSIDPQKIVGTYVKPQDWNALISDPEVLLIDTRNDYEVQIGGFKNAINPATDSFREFPEYVKQHLDPKKHKKVAMYCTGGIRCEKSTAYLKQQGFGDVFHLQGGVLKYLEEIPVEQSLWQGECFVFDNRVAVNHDLEKGQYDQCYACRYPITEEEKNSEHYQKGVSCPHCYDKVNEQQRSRFAEREKQVQLAKQRGEEHIGSSASHISSKRRALKYQEKDQQRQKVLLRDAAK; from the coding sequence ATGTCAAATATTGTAGTATCCGCATTATATAAGTTCGCCACGCTTGAAGATTTCAAAGAGCTCAGAAGTCCTTTATTGCAACTGATGGAAGACCATCAGGTAAAGGGCACTTTGTTGCTTGCTAAAGAGGGGATTAACGGGACCATTGCCGGTGACCGAAAGGGTATCGATAGTATAATCGCCTGGTTACGATCTGATCCTCGTCTTGCTGATATTCAAAGCAAGGAATCTTATGAACAGGAAATGCCGTTTTATCGTAGTAAGGTTAAATTAAAGAAAGAAATTGTGACTATGGGCGTTGACAGCATAGATCCGCAGAAAATTGTCGGTACTTACGTCAAACCGCAAGACTGGAACGCACTTATTTCTGATCCTGAAGTATTACTGATCGATACGCGTAACGACTACGAAGTTCAAATAGGCGGATTTAAAAATGCTATTAACCCGGCAACAGATAGCTTTCGTGAGTTTCCTGAATATGTCAAACAGCACCTGGACCCAAAAAAGCACAAAAAAGTAGCCATGTATTGTACCGGTGGCATTCGTTGTGAAAAATCTACCGCTTATCTGAAACAGCAGGGGTTCGGTGACGTGTTTCATTTGCAAGGTGGCGTATTGAAATACCTGGAGGAAATTCCTGTAGAACAATCACTTTGGCAAGGTGAATGTTTTGTTTTTGACAACCGGGTAGCGGTAAATCACGACTTGGAAAAAGGTCAGTATGACCAATGCTATGCTTGTCGATACCCTATAACAGAGGAAGAAAAAAATAGTGAACACTATCAAAAAGGTGTCAGCTGTCCTCATTGTTACGATAAGGTCAATGAACAGCAAAGGAGTCGATTTGCTGAACGGGAAAAACAGGTTCAGCTAGCTAAACAACGTGGCGAAGAACATATTGGTTCCTCGGCAAGTCATATTTCGTCAAAGCGTCGCGCATTGAAGTACCAGGAAAAAGATCAACAAAGACAGAAGGTACTACTTCGCGATGCAGCTAAATAG
- a CDS encoding chorismate--pyruvate lyase family protein: MSNKSSLYRKEPVWFCNRLKSRLNIPDNAASWIYEAGSITQRLRDYYGPQVRVEVLNNQWQRAFISESKLLKSPPGKYNLTREVLLYADDIPLVLARTIIPKRTIKSAHQNLSHLGNRPLGEVIFSYPGLERLALEITEVQNKHWNKIIQQKIQVNQPLWGRRTIYAIHHHPLLVSEFFLPEILNH; the protein is encoded by the coding sequence TTGAGCAATAAAAGTAGCTTATATCGCAAAGAACCCGTCTGGTTTTGCAATCGCTTAAAAAGTCGCTTAAACATACCTGATAACGCCGCTTCCTGGATTTATGAGGCAGGATCTATCACGCAGCGGCTCCGGGATTATTATGGTCCACAGGTTCGTGTAGAAGTACTTAACAACCAATGGCAAAGAGCCTTTATCTCAGAAAGCAAGTTGCTTAAAAGTCCCCCGGGGAAATATAATCTAACTCGTGAAGTACTGCTTTATGCCGACGATATCCCCTTAGTTCTTGCACGCACCATTATACCCAAACGAACTATCAAAAGTGCGCATCAAAACCTGTCGCATCTAGGCAACCGACCTTTGGGCGAAGTTATTTTTTCCTATCCCGGGCTGGAACGCCTGGCACTGGAAATAACCGAGGTTCAAAACAAGCATTGGAATAAAATCATACAGCAAAAAATCCAGGTCAATCAGCCCCTGTGGGGCCGTAGAACCATATATGCCATCCATCATCACCCATTATTAGTCAGTGAGTTTTTTTTACCTGAAATTTTGAATCATTAA
- a CDS encoding ATP-binding cassette domain-containing protein, translating to MALIRLKKVSIAFGTHALLKQAEFQLEEGERVGLLGRNGEGKSTLMKIIMRQIHADEGDVWYKPELRIAVLEQMPHLPDEETIYDVVAGGLGEVGKWIKRYHELTLMTDFTDAVMKEMGDLQHKLDVHNGWQIQQRVENILTRLNLPSDTKVKGLSGGWKRRVSLAKALVIDPEVLLLDEPTNHLDLESIMWLEEQLLSFKGAILFVTHDRSFLQKLATRIIDLDRGQLVSWPGDYADYLVKKAASLEEEATQNALFDKKLAEEEVWVRQGIKARRTRNEGRVRALLALRRERSQRRNLQGTSKLSMESGESSGKKVIEMKNVSFTYPEKAIVKNFSTIVQRGDKIGLIGPNGAGKTSFLKLLLKDLEPDSGSVEQGTKLQVAYFDQLREELNPEISVADSIAEGNDHVLINGEPRHVMSYLGDFLFAPARARSPVKTLSGGEKNRLLLAKLFTKTANLIIMDEPTNDLDMETLELLEERLVEYTGTLLIVSHDRVFLDNVVTSVIVFEGEGVVNEFVGGYSDWLAYSQAHAKEQGKSNKKIAKTENHQTVGTSAKKKKLSYKDQQELAELPASIEALESKQTEISGQMAAPEFYQQDETKIKIVLDELAKIDADLVKAYARWDELEALTE from the coding sequence ATGGCATTAATACGCTTAAAAAAAGTTTCCATTGCATTTGGCACACACGCACTGCTTAAGCAGGCCGAATTTCAACTGGAAGAGGGCGAACGGGTGGGGCTTCTAGGCCGTAATGGAGAAGGGAAATCTACTCTAATGAAAATTATCATGCGGCAAATTCATGCAGATGAAGGTGATGTCTGGTACAAACCCGAATTGCGTATAGCAGTACTAGAACAAATGCCACATTTGCCGGATGAAGAAACTATCTATGATGTTGTTGCAGGTGGATTAGGCGAAGTAGGGAAATGGATTAAACGTTATCACGAACTGACTTTGATGACTGACTTTACTGATGCAGTCATGAAAGAAATGGGTGATTTACAGCATAAGCTTGATGTGCATAATGGCTGGCAAATTCAGCAGCGGGTAGAAAATATTCTAACTCGATTAAATCTCCCCTCAGACACTAAGGTAAAAGGTTTGTCTGGTGGATGGAAGCGTCGTGTGTCATTAGCTAAAGCATTGGTCATAGATCCTGAAGTATTATTACTGGACGAACCAACTAACCATCTTGATTTAGAAAGTATCATGTGGCTGGAAGAACAATTGCTTAGTTTTAAAGGGGCTATATTATTTGTCACTCATGACCGGTCATTTCTGCAAAAATTAGCAACTCGCATTATTGATCTTGACAGAGGCCAGCTGGTTTCATGGCCGGGGGATTATGCTGATTATCTGGTTAAAAAAGCCGCCTCATTAGAAGAAGAGGCTACACAAAATGCACTGTTTGATAAAAAACTTGCTGAAGAAGAAGTCTGGGTACGTCAGGGTATTAAGGCGCGTAGAACACGTAATGAAGGTCGCGTCAGAGCCTTGTTGGCGTTACGCAGAGAGCGCTCTCAACGACGTAATTTACAGGGCACCAGTAAACTCTCAATGGAAAGCGGTGAATCTTCAGGTAAGAAAGTTATCGAAATGAAAAACGTCAGCTTTACCTACCCTGAAAAGGCGATTGTCAAAAACTTTTCCACCATCGTTCAGCGAGGTGACAAAATAGGTTTAATCGGTCCTAATGGGGCAGGTAAAACCAGCTTCCTAAAGCTATTGTTGAAAGATCTGGAACCTGATAGCGGCTCTGTTGAACAAGGTACAAAATTGCAGGTTGCCTATTTTGATCAGCTAAGAGAAGAGCTAAACCCTGAAATCAGCGTTGCTGATTCGATCGCAGAGGGTAATGATCATGTCCTGATTAATGGCGAGCCTCGGCATGTTATGTCCTATCTGGGTGATTTTCTATTTGCACCCGCACGTGCGCGCTCTCCGGTGAAAACCTTGTCTGGAGGTGAAAAAAACCGCTTATTATTAGCGAAATTATTTACCAAAACTGCCAATCTGATCATTATGGATGAACCTACCAATGATTTAGATATGGAAACGCTGGAGTTGCTGGAAGAGCGCCTGGTTGAATATACCGGTACTTTGCTGATTGTGAGTCATGATCGGGTATTTTTGGATAATGTAGTTACCAGCGTCATCGTTTTTGAAGGTGAGGGTGTGGTCAATGAGTTTGTTGGCGGTTACTCGGACTGGTTAGCGTATAGCCAGGCACATGCAAAAGAGCAGGGGAAAAGTAATAAAAAAATAGCCAAAACTGAAAATCATCAGACAGTTGGCACGTCTGCTAAAAAGAAAAAATTAAGTTATAAAGATCAACAAGAGCTCGCTGAACTTCCCGCCAGCATAGAAGCTTTGGAAAGCAAACAGACAGAGATTAGTGGACAAATGGCTGCTCCTGAATTTTATCAACAGGATGAGACAAAAATCAAAATAGTGCTGGATGAGTTAGCAAAAATTGATGCCGATTTAGTGAAAGCCTATGCACGCTGGGATGAACTAGAGGCCTTGACAGAATAA
- a CDS encoding DUF2780 domain-containing protein encodes MQTVHIVKSYSPLLLAVSLGFSAPVFAEGLSLDSLSNGLTSIQDTAETAQQAVETGKQMTTLGTAAAVLPSDAGLTETLVSKLGISSAQAQGGAGAIFKAAKGQLDAGQFAQISAVVPEMDSLLSAAPKTSGSSSSLINGASSLIGDNVSSYGNFDALASSFIDLDLSPDMVDKFVPVVVDYVKQRGGAMTGDILQSALFEN; translated from the coding sequence ATGCAAACCGTACACATTGTAAAATCATATTCACCGCTTTTATTGGCTGTTTCACTAGGCTTTTCAGCGCCTGTATTCGCAGAGGGTTTAAGCCTGGATTCACTAAGTAATGGTCTGACAAGCATACAAGATACTGCCGAAACAGCTCAACAAGCGGTAGAGACAGGCAAGCAAATGACTACACTGGGAACAGCTGCCGCAGTATTACCGTCGGATGCGGGGTTAACAGAAACATTAGTCAGTAAATTGGGGATTTCATCAGCTCAGGCGCAAGGCGGGGCAGGGGCAATTTTTAAAGCAGCTAAAGGTCAGCTGGATGCAGGGCAATTTGCACAGATCAGTGCCGTAGTTCCTGAAATGGATAGTTTGTTAAGTGCTGCACCTAAGACATCCGGTTCCTCTTCCAGCCTGATTAATGGTGCTTCATCACTGATAGGGGATAATGTTAGTAGTTATGGCAATTTTGATGCTTTGGCGTCTTCGTTTATTGATTTAGACCTTTCACCTGATATGGTTGATAAGTTTGTACCTGTTGTAGTCGATTATGTTAAACAACGCGGTGGCGCGATGACAGGTGATATATTGCAATCAGCTTTATTTGAAAATTAA
- a CDS encoding VOC family protein, whose translation MRYLHTMVRVQNLEASLHFYCQQLGLQESHRFDDAAGRYTLVYLNAPADTALAKNTAAPLVELTYNWDTEVYTGGRNFGHLAFEVDDIYATCQKLLDSGVTINRPPRDGHMAFIRSPDLISIELLQKDKPLKPAEPWVSMENTGVW comes from the coding sequence ATGCGATATTTACATACCATGGTCAGAGTACAAAACCTGGAAGCTTCACTGCATTTTTACTGCCAGCAACTCGGCTTGCAAGAATCACATCGATTTGATGATGCTGCAGGTCGCTATACATTAGTGTATTTAAATGCTCCAGCTGATACTGCGCTGGCAAAAAATACAGCAGCGCCTTTAGTCGAGTTAACTTATAACTGGGATACCGAAGTTTACACCGGTGGACGCAACTTTGGTCATCTGGCTTTTGAAGTGGATGATATTTACGCTACCTGCCAGAAATTACTAGATAGCGGAGTGACTATCAATCGGCCACCACGTGATGGTCACATGGCCTTTATCCGCTCCCCAGATCTAATCTCAATCGAATTATTGCAAAAAGATAAACCTCTAAAACCAGCTGAACCCTGGGTCTCTATGGAAAATACCGGCGTCTGGTAA
- the rsmD gene encoding 16S rRNA (guanine(966)-N(2))-methyltransferase RsmD → MSNKVRIIGGEWRGRNLSFPDVQGLRPTPARVRETVFNWLQYDVVVSRCLDLYAGSGALGMEAASRGAKSVVQVENDAQVCRQLKQNTELVATSKVKIVQQDVFRYLAGSAEKFDLVFLDPPFAKGYAVQAANWLEDKLWLTSQAKIYIEVESQLKLTGLPENWTMLKHKTAGEVAYYLFERLDE, encoded by the coding sequence GTGAGTAATAAAGTCAGAATAATTGGCGGAGAATGGCGGGGGCGTAACCTGTCTTTTCCTGATGTACAAGGTCTGCGCCCTACGCCGGCAAGAGTTCGGGAAACAGTGTTTAACTGGTTACAATATGATGTTGTTGTCAGCCGGTGCCTGGATTTATATGCAGGCAGTGGTGCATTAGGTATGGAAGCGGCATCACGTGGGGCAAAGTCTGTTGTTCAGGTAGAGAATGATGCGCAAGTGTGTCGGCAATTGAAGCAGAACACCGAATTAGTTGCGACCAGCAAGGTTAAAATTGTTCAACAGGATGTTTTTCGCTATTTGGCAGGCAGCGCTGAAAAATTTGATCTGGTCTTTTTAGACCCCCCGTTTGCTAAAGGCTATGCTGTGCAAGCGGCAAACTGGTTAGAAGATAAGTTATGGCTGACAAGTCAGGCCAAAATCTATATTGAAGTAGAAAGCCAACTAAAATTAACCGGGCTACCTGAAAACTGGACAATGTTAAAACATAAAACAGCAGGTGAGGTTGCTTATTATTTATTCGAGCGCCTGGACGAATAA
- a CDS encoding YfhL family 4Fe-4S dicluster ferredoxin → MSLLIDDECINCDVCEPECPNGAISQGEDIYIIDPELCTECVGHHDVPQCIEVCPVDCIDKDPAKVEDQDSLYQKYLKLTA, encoded by the coding sequence ATGTCACTACTTATTGATGATGAATGTATAAATTGCGATGTTTGTGAACCAGAGTGCCCGAACGGTGCTATCTCTCAAGGAGAAGATATCTATATAATCGATCCTGAGCTATGCACTGAGTGTGTCGGACATCATGATGTACCGCAATGTATTGAAGTCTGTCCGGTAGATTGTATTGATAAAGATCCCGCTAAAGTTGAAGATCAAGATTCACTTTATCAAAAGTATCTAAAACTGACAGCCTGA
- a CDS encoding M16 family metallopeptidase: protein MIVRLFILLFYSFSVHAAEVQEHVLTNGLKVLVKEEHRSPVVVSQIWYKVGSSYEPSGITGISHMLEHMMFKGTDNYPAGKFSEIIAENGGRENAFTGRDYTAYFQTLEKSRLAISFELEADRMRNLHLLAEELDKELQVVMEERRMRTEDNPRAKLQEYLMAMAYSSSPYKNPVIGWPSDIENYQIADLQQWYQHWYAPNNATLVVAGDVQAEEVFKLAEHYFGAIPGEKIKPLKPQFEIEQVGVRRMTVKLPAEVPYILMAYKVPSLMTVDQEWEAYALDVLAAVLDGGDSSRLPARLQRGQQIASSVGVGYDFGARLEELFMIEATPVKGKTLLDLEIALKTEIRELQRETISASELAKVKAQVMANSVYEQDSLFYQAMKLGMAETVGLGWQKSEQYREKINQVTAEQVRLVADKYLLESQLSIAYLEPQSMRANTTAGVNHAH from the coding sequence ATGATAGTCCGTCTGTTTATATTGTTATTTTATTCATTTAGTGTACATGCCGCTGAAGTTCAAGAGCATGTATTAACTAATGGACTAAAGGTTTTAGTTAAAGAAGAACATCGTTCCCCAGTGGTCGTGTCGCAAATCTGGTACAAAGTAGGTTCTAGCTATGAGCCATCAGGTATCACTGGCATTTCTCATATGCTTGAGCACATGATGTTTAAAGGTACGGATAACTACCCTGCTGGAAAATTTTCTGAAATTATTGCAGAAAACGGGGGCCGGGAAAATGCTTTTACTGGGCGTGATTATACCGCATATTTTCAAACGCTGGAAAAGTCTCGTTTAGCGATAAGCTTTGAGTTAGAAGCCGATCGTATGCGCAACTTACATTTATTAGCTGAAGAGCTGGATAAAGAGTTGCAAGTTGTGATGGAAGAACGACGCATGCGTACCGAAGATAACCCGCGTGCCAAGCTGCAAGAGTATTTAATGGCGATGGCTTACTCCAGTTCACCTTACAAAAATCCAGTGATCGGCTGGCCCAGCGACATAGAAAATTATCAAATAGCTGATTTACAGCAGTGGTATCAGCACTGGTATGCGCCAAATAATGCCACCTTGGTTGTTGCCGGTGATGTGCAGGCTGAAGAGGTTTTTAAATTAGCAGAGCACTATTTTGGAGCTATTCCAGGTGAGAAAATAAAACCCTTAAAACCGCAATTTGAAATCGAGCAAGTGGGGGTTCGACGTATGACGGTTAAATTACCGGCTGAAGTTCCTTATATACTTATGGCTTATAAAGTTCCCAGTTTAATGACAGTGGATCAGGAATGGGAAGCCTATGCTTTAGATGTCCTGGCTGCCGTACTGGATGGTGGTGACAGTTCGCGTTTGCCGGCCAGATTGCAGCGTGGTCAACAAATCGCCAGTTCAGTTGGTGTGGGTTATGACTTTGGGGCGCGTTTGGAAGAGTTATTCATGATTGAAGCAACCCCGGTAAAAGGTAAAACGCTGCTTGATTTGGAAATTGCATTAAAGACGGAAATACGCGAGTTACAAAGAGAAACAATTAGTGCCAGTGAATTAGCAAAGGTTAAAGCTCAAGTGATGGCAAACTCGGTTTATGAACAGGATTCACTGTTTTATCAGGCAATGAAATTGGGCATGGCTGAAACCGTAGGTCTGGGATGGCAGAAATCAGAACAATATAGAGAAAAAATTAATCAGGTGACTGCTGAGCAAGTGCGTCTGGTGGCGGATAAATATCTGCTGGAGTCACAATTAAGTATCGCTTACCTAGAGCCGCAGTCTATGCGGGCAAATACAACAGCGGGAGTTAATCATGCGCATTAA
- the cyoE gene encoding heme o synthase encodes MTNEKTTITWKNYLELCKPKVVALLVFTANVGMLLAVPGMPPIALFIYATLGIGLASASAAAINHFIDQKADAQMARTKNRPLPQGDLSSTNVLVFAGVLGIAAMLILVLLVNTLTAVLTFLSLIGYAVIYTVYLKRMTPQNIVIGGAAGAAPPLLGWCAMTGEVHPYALLLFLLIFVWTPPHFWALAIARRDEYAKVNIPMLPVTHGTEFTRLHILLYTILLFIVTLLPYLTGMSGLIYLIPGSLLSLGFIYFAIKMMHTKSDKTAMQTFGYSIVYLMLIFALLLIDHYYKFTIN; translated from the coding sequence ATGACAAACGAAAAAACAACTATCACCTGGAAAAACTATCTTGAGTTATGCAAACCCAAAGTGGTTGCATTACTGGTTTTTACTGCCAATGTGGGCATGCTGCTTGCCGTTCCAGGCATGCCGCCAATTGCGCTGTTTATATATGCAACACTGGGTATCGGTTTGGCGTCTGCATCGGCTGCAGCCATCAACCATTTTATCGATCAAAAAGCAGATGCACAAATGGCACGCACCAAGAACCGTCCATTGCCTCAGGGCGATCTTAGTTCAACCAATGTACTGGTCTTTGCTGGCGTGTTAGGTATTGCAGCGATGTTGATATTGGTTTTACTGGTTAACACGCTCACCGCTGTGCTTACTTTTTTATCACTGATAGGTTATGCAGTTATTTATACAGTATATTTAAAGCGCATGACGCCGCAAAATATTGTCATAGGTGGCGCAGCAGGTGCAGCCCCTCCATTACTTGGCTGGTGCGCAATGACCGGAGAAGTTCACCCCTACGCTCTCTTGCTATTCTTATTAATTTTTGTCTGGACACCACCGCATTTCTGGGCGCTGGCAATCGCCAGGCGTGATGAATATGCAAAAGTTAATATTCCCATGCTACCGGTAACGCATGGCACAGAATTTACCCGTTTACATATCCTGCTGTATACTATTTTATTGTTTATCGTCACCCTGCTCCCCTATTTAACCGGGATGAGTGGTTTGATTTATTTGATTCCAGGTTCTTTACTGAGCTTAGGATTTATTTATTTTGCAATCAAAATGATGCACACAAAATCAGATAAAACCGCCATGCAAACCTTTGGCTATTCCATCGTTTATTTGATGCTGATTTTTGCATTATTGTTAATTGACCATTATTACAAATTTACAATTAACTGA
- a CDS encoding DMT family transporter, whose product MLAYLYLAIAIVAEVSATCALKASAEFTRIIPSLIVIVGYGVSFYLMALVLETMPVGITYAIWAGLGIILVAIVGAVVYKEIPDFPVIMGMALIIAGVVVIHVFEKH is encoded by the coding sequence ATGCTAGCTTACTTATATCTTGCTATTGCAATAGTGGCCGAAGTTTCTGCCACGTGTGCATTAAAAGCATCTGCGGAGTTTACACGGATTATTCCCAGTTTGATCGTGATTGTTGGCTATGGCGTATCATTTTATTTGATGGCACTAGTACTAGAAACAATGCCTGTGGGCATTACCTATGCTATTTGGGCAGGTTTGGGTATTATTTTAGTGGCTATTGTGGGTGCTGTCGTTTACAAGGAAATTCCTGATTTTCCGGTGATTATGGGTATGGCTTTGATTATAGCCGGCGTGGTCGTCATCCATGTCTTTGAAAAACACTGA
- a CDS encoding TVP38/TMEM64 family protein: MISLHNHTYSTRRIFTSIVVIISVIFIGYWLENHIALIEAGLKELGPWASVGFIALFIVLTPFFFSVDVLCVIAGTLFTLSDAIVYVMIATMLASAVIFYLGRYVVREKAQKLLQQHPKLNMLNQIIDENGFKVIFLLRLLPIPFALLSYVFSISRIRFLPYWIATTGLFIYNTALVYFGYLAGHFSDQLVKGASYEGPHNVLLFGGVFACALVIFIISKVAKHQLSQMQPDAEQIL; encoded by the coding sequence ATGATTTCTTTGCATAATCACACTTATTCAACACGACGTATTTTTACCTCTATTGTTGTTATTATCAGTGTTATCTTTATTGGCTATTGGCTGGAAAATCATATTGCACTTATTGAGGCAGGCCTAAAAGAATTAGGACCCTGGGCCAGTGTAGGATTTATTGCATTATTTATTGTATTAACACCCTTCTTTTTCTCTGTCGATGTTTTATGTGTCATCGCGGGTACTTTATTTACGCTGAGTGATGCGATAGTTTATGTCATGATTGCAACTATGCTGGCATCAGCTGTCATTTTTTATCTAGGGCGCTATGTCGTCAGAGAAAAAGCACAAAAGTTATTACAGCAACATCCCAAACTCAATATGTTAAATCAGATAATCGATGAGAATGGTTTTAAAGTAATATTTTTGCTGCGTCTATTACCCATCCCATTTGCTCTGCTTAGTTATGTTTTTTCTATTAGTCGTATCCGGTTTTTACCTTACTGGATAGCAACAACCGGCTTGTTTATTTATAATACGGCACTGGTTTATTTTGGTTACCTAGCGGGACATTTTTCTGATCAGTTAGTTAAAGGGGCTAGCTACGAGGGACCTCATAATGTGCTACTTTTCGGGGGAGTTTTTGCTTGTGCCTTAGTCATTTTTATTATTTCAAAAGTAGCTAAACACCAACTTTCACAAATGCAACCTGATGCTGAACAAATACTTTAA